The Chanodichthys erythropterus isolate Z2021 chromosome 14, ASM2448905v1, whole genome shotgun sequence genome window below encodes:
- the LOC137036445 gene encoding gamma-crystallin M2-like — MMGKVTFYEDRNFQGRSYECMGDCGDFSSYLSRCHSCRVESGCWMMYDHPNYMGNQYFFRKGEYADYMSMFGMSNCIRSCRMIPMHRGSYRMRIYERENFMGQMYEMMDDCDSIMDRYRMSHCQSCHVMEGHWLMYEQPHYRGRMWYFRPGEYRSFSNMGGMRFMSMRRIMDSWY; from the exons ATGATGGGCAAG GTCACCTTCTACGAGGACAGGAACTTCCAGGGTCGCTCTTATGAGTGTATGGGTGACTGTGGTGACTTCTCCTCCTACCTGAGCCGCTGTCACTCTTGCAGAGTGGAGAGCGGATGCTGGATGATGTATGATCATCCCAACTACATGGGAAATCAGTATTTCTTCAGGAAGGGCGAGTACGCTGATTACATGTCTATGTTTGGAATGAGCAACTGCATCAGGTCCTGCCGTATGATCCCCATG CACAGGGGATCCTACAGAATGAGGATCTACGAGAGGGAGAACTTCATGGGTCAGATGTACGAGATGATGGATGACTGTGACAGCATCATGGACCGTTACCGCATGTCTCACTGCCAGTCCTGTCATGTGATGGAAGGCCACTGGCTCATGTATGAGCAGCCCCACTACAGAGGCAGGATGTGGTACTTCAGGCCTGGAGAGTACAGGAGCTTCAGCAACATGGGTGGCATGAGATTCATGAGCATGAGGCGTATCATGGACTCCTGGTACTAG
- the LOC137036478 gene encoding gamma-crystallin M2-like translates to MMGKVTFYEDRNFQGRSYECMGDCGDFSSYMSRCHSCRVHSGCWMMYDHPNYMGNQYFFRKGEYADYMSMFGMSNCIRSCRMIPMYRGSYRMRIYERENFMGQMYEMMDDCDNIMDRYRMSHCQSCHVMDGHWLMYEQPHYRGRMWYFRPGEYRSFSNMGGMRFMSMRRIMDSWY, encoded by the exons ATGATGGGCAAG GTCACCTTCTACGAGGACAGGAACTTCCAGGGTCGCTCTTATGAGTGTATGGGTGACTGTGGTGACTTCTCCTCCTACATGAGCCGCTGTCACTCTTGTAGAGTGCACAGCGGATGCTGGATGATGTATGATCATCCCAACTACATGGGAAATCAGTATTTCTTCAGGAAGGGCGAGTACGCTGATTACATGTCTATGTTTGGAATGAGCAACTGCATCAGGTCCTGCCGTATGATCCCCATG TACAGGGGATCCTACAGAATGAGGATCTACGAGAGGGAGAACTTCATGGGTCAGATGTACGAGATGATGGATGACTGTGACAACATCATGGACCGTTACCGCATGTCTCACTGCCAGTCCTGTCATGTGATGGACGGCCACTGGCTCATGTATGAGCAGCCCCACTACAGAGGCAGGATGTGGTACTTCAGGCCTGGAGAGTACAGGAGCTTCAGCAATATGGGTGGCATGAGATTCATGAGCATGAGGCGTATCATGGATTCCTGGTACTAg
- the LOC137036477 gene encoding gamma-crystallin M2, with product MMGKVTFYEDRNFQGRSYECMGDCGDFSSYMSRCHSCRVHSGCWMMYDHPNYMGNQYFFRKGEYADYMSMFGMSNCIRSCRMIPMYRGSYRMRIYERENFMGQMYEMMDDCDSIMDRYRMSHCQSCHVMDGHWLMYEQPHYRGRMWYFRPGEYRSFSNMGGMRFMSMRRIMDSWY from the exons ATGATGGGCAAG GTCACCTTCTACGAGGACAGGAACTTCCAGGGTCGCTCTTATGAGTGTATGGGTGACTGTGGTGACTTCTCCTCCTACATGAGCCGCTGTCACTCTTGCAGAGTGCACAGCGGATGCTGGATGATGTATGATCATCCCAACTACATGGGAAATCAGTATTTCTTCAGGAAGGGCGAGTACGCTGATTACATGTCTATGTTTGGAATGAGCAACTGCATCAGGTCCTGCCGTATGATCCCCATG TACAGGGGATCCTACAGAATGAGGATCTACGAGAGGGAGAACTTCATGGGTCAGATGTACGAGATGATGGATGACTGTGACAGCATCATGGACCGTTACCGCATGTCTCACTGCCAGTCCTGTCATGTGATGGACGGCCACTGGCTCATGTATGAGCAGCCCCACTACAGAGGCAGGATGTGGTACTTCAGGCCTGGAGAGTACAGGAGCTTCAGCAACATGGGTGGCATGAGATTCATGAGCATGAGGCGTATCATGGACTCCTGGTACTAG
- the LOC137036476 gene encoding gamma-crystallin M2-like — protein sequence MMGKVIFYEDRNFQGRSYECMGDCGDFSSYLSRCHSCRVESGCWMMYDHPNYMGNGYFFRRGEYADYMSMFGMSNCIRSCRMIPMYRGSYRMRIYERDNFMGQMYEMMDDCDNIMDRYRMSHCQSCHVMDGHWLMYEQPHYRGRMWYFRPGEYRSFSNMGGMRFMSMRRIMDSWY from the exons ATGATGGGCAAG GTCATCTTCTACGAGGACAGGAACTTCCAGGGTCGCTCTTATGAGTGTATGGGTGACTGTGGTGACTTCTCCTCCTACCTGAGCCGCTGTCACTCTTGTAGAGTGGAGAGCGGATGCTGGATGATGTATGATCATCCCAACTACATGGGAAATGGGTATTTCTTCAGGAGGGGCGAGTACGCTGATTACATGTCTATGTTTGGAATGAGCAACTGCATCAGGTCCTGCCGTATGATCCCCATG TACAGGGGATCCTACAGAATGAGGATCTACGAGAGAGACAACTTCATGGGTCAGATGTACGAGATGATGGATGACTGTGACAACATCATGGACCGTTACCGCATGTCTCACTGCCAGTCCTGTCATGTGATGGACGGCCACTGGCTCATGTATGAGCAGCCCCACTACAGAGGCAGGATGTGGTACTTCAGGCCTGGAGAGTACAGGAGCTTCAGCAACATGGGCGGCATGAGATTCATGAGCATGAGGCGTATCATGGACTCTTGGTACTAG
- the LOC137036232 gene encoding gamma-crystallin M2-like, whose translation MGPLILTLIALLPYQNNIHFQVTFFEDRNFQGRSYDCMGDCADMHSYMSRCHSCRVESGCWMMYDHPNYMGNGYFFRRGEYADYMSMFGMSNCIRSCRMIPMHRGSYRMRIYERENFMGQMYEMMDDCDNIMDRYRMSHCQSCHVMDGHWLMYEQPHYRGRMWYFRPGEYRSFSNMGGMRFMSMRRIMDSWY comes from the exons ATGGGGCCTCTGATCCTCACCCTTATTGCCTTGCTGCCCTATCAG aataacattcATTTTCAGGTCACCTTTTTTGAGGACAGGAACTTCCAGGGTCGCTCCTACGACTGTATGGGTGACTGTGCTGATATGCACTCCTACATGAGCCGCTGTCACTCTTGCAGAGTGGAGAGTGGATGCTGGATGATGTATGATCATCCCAACTACATGGGAAATGGGTATTTCTTCAGGAGGGGCGAGTACGCTGATTACATGTCTATGTTTGGAATGAGCAACTGCATCAGGTCCTGCCGTATGATCCCCATG CACAGGGGATCCTACAGAATGAGGATCTACGAGAGGGAGAACTTCATGGGTCAGATGTACGAGATGATGGATGACTGTGACAACATCATGGACCGTTACCGCATGTCTCACTGCCAGTCCTGTCATGTGATGGATGGCCACTGGCTCATGTATGAGCAGCCCCACTACAGAGGCAGGATGTGGTACTTCAGGCCTGGAGAGTACAGGAGCTTCAGCAATATGGGTGGCATGAGATTCATGAGCATGAGGCGTATCATGGACTCTTGGTATTAG
- the LOC137036233 gene encoding gamma-crystallin M2-like — protein MKLPLNFQVTFFEDRNFQGRSYDCMGDCADMHSYMSRCHSCRVESGCWMMYDHPNYMGNQYFFRKGEYADYMSMFGMSNCIRSCRMIPMHRGSYRMRIYERENFMGQMYEMMDDCDNIMDRYRMSHCQSCHVMDGHWLMYEQPHYRGRMWYFRPGEYRSFSNMGGMRFMSMRRIMDSWY, from the exons ATGAAG TTACCTTTGAATTTTCAGGTCACCTTTTTTGAGGACAGGAACTTCCAGGGTCGCTCCTACGACTGTATGGGCGACTGTGCTGATATGCACTCCTACATGAGCCGCTGTCACTCTTGCAGAGTGGAGAGCGGATGCTGGATGATGTATGATCATCCCAACTACATGGGAAATCAGTATTTCTTCAGGAAGGGCGAGTACGCTGATTACATGTCTATGTTTGGAATGAGCAACTGCATCAGGTCCTGCCGTATGATCCCCATG CACAGGGGATCCTACAGAATGAGGATCTACGAGAGGGAGAACTTCATGGGTCAGATGTACGAGATGATGGATGACTGTGACAACATCATGGACCGTTACCGCATGTCTCACTGCCAGTCCTGTCATGTGATGGACGGACACTGGCTCATGTATGAGCAGCCCCACTACAGAGGCAGGATGTGGTACTTCAGGCCTGGAGAGTACAGGAGCTTCAGCAATATGGGTGGCATGAGATTCATGAGCATGAGGCGTATCATGGACTCCTGGTACTAG
- the LOC137036455 gene encoding gamma-crystallin M2-like, whose protein sequence is MMGKVTFYEDRNFQGRSYECMSDCADFSSYLSRCHSCRVHSGCWMMYDHPNYMGNQYFFRKGEYADYMSMFGMNNCIRSCRMIPMYRGSYRMRIYERENFMGQMYEMMDDCDSIMDRYHMSHCQSCHVMDGHWLMYEQPHYRGRMWYFRPGEYRSFSNMGGMRFMSMRRIMDSWY, encoded by the exons ATGATGGGCAAG GTCACCTTCTACGAGGACAGGAACTTCCAGGGTCGCTCCTATGAGTGCATGAGCGACTGTGCTGACTTTTCCTCTTACCTGAGCCGCTGTCACTCTTGCAGAGTGCACAGCGGATGCTGGATGATGTATGATCATCCCAACTACATGGGAAATCAGTATTTCTTCAGGAAGGGCGAGTACGCTGATTACATGTCTATGTTTGGAATGAACAACTGCATCAGGTCCTGCCGTATGATCCCCATG TACAGGGGATCCTACAGAATGAGGATCTACGAGAGGGAGAACTTCATGGGTCAGATGTACGAGATGATGGATGACTGTGACAGCATCATGGACCGTTACCACATGTCTCACTGCCAGTCCTGTCATGTGATGGACGGCCACTGGCTCATGTATGAGCAGCCCCACTACAGAGGCAGGATGTGGTACTTCAGGCCTGGAGAGTACAGGAGCTTCAGCAACATGGGCGGCATGAGATTCATGAGCATGAGGCGTATCATGGACTCTTGGTACTAG
- the LOC137036124 gene encoding gamma-crystallin M2-like has protein sequence MMGKVIFYEDRNFQGRSYECMGDCGDFSSYMSRCHSCRVESGCWMMYDHPNYMGNQYFFRKGEYADYMSMFGMSNCIRSCRMIPMYRGSYRMRIYERDNFMGQMYELTDDCDSIMDRYRMSHCQSCHVMDGHWLMYEQPHYRGRMWYFRPGEYRSFSNMGGMRFMSMRRIMDSWY, from the exons ATGATGGGCAAG GTCATCTTCTACGAGGACAGGAACTTCCAGGGTCGCTCTTATGAGTGTATGGGTGACTGTGGTGACTTCTCCTCCTACATGAGCCGCTGTCACTCTTGCAGAGTGGAGAGCGGATGCTGGATGATGTATGATCATCCCAACTACATGGGAAATCAGTATTTCTTCAGGAAGGGCGAGTACGCTGATTACATGTCTATGTTTGGAATGAGCAACTGCATCAGGTCCTGCCGTATGATTCCCATG TACAGGGGATCCTACAGAATGAGGATCTACGAGAGAGACAACTTCATGGGTCAGATGTACGAGCTGACAGATGACTGTGACAGCATCATGGATCGTTATCGCATGTCTCACTGCCAGTCCTGTCATGTGATGGACGGCCACTGGCTCATGTATGAGCAGCCCCACTACAGAGGCAGGATGTGGTACTTCAGGCCTGGAGAGTACAGGAGCTTCAGCAATATGGGTGGCATGAGATTCATGAGCATGAGGCGTATCATGGACTCCTGGTACTAG